One genomic region from Pseudomonas sp. R5-89-07 encodes:
- a CDS encoding fimbria/pilus chaperone family protein gives MTWFFSPIGLLALALCTTARADGMVPDTSVVIVHEAEGETAISVTNTDDKLALLHVTLQDIPEDPEPLLFVTPPLSRVEPSKSQLVRFILQSPQPLQTQRLKRVTFEGMPQGRAPTQAGHARVGVTVRQNLPVILHPKGLAPNRTPWEGLRWSLNHQQLQVHNPSAYVVRLAQELQLQPGSGRAMLPRTYVLPGETLNMAATAAGAQSVRLQPATIYGFTVAPYDAPLVQGNHEQP, from the coding sequence ATGACTTGGTTTTTCTCGCCCATCGGCCTGCTGGCACTCGCCCTGTGCACGACCGCCAGGGCCGACGGCATGGTGCCGGATACGTCGGTGGTCATCGTCCACGAAGCCGAGGGCGAAACAGCGATTTCGGTGACCAACACCGATGACAAGCTGGCCCTGCTGCACGTCACCCTCCAAGATATTCCCGAAGACCCCGAGCCTCTGCTGTTTGTCACGCCGCCACTGTCGCGAGTGGAGCCGTCGAAAAGCCAACTGGTGCGGTTCATCCTGCAATCCCCGCAACCACTGCAAACCCAGCGCCTCAAGCGCGTCACCTTCGAAGGCATGCCCCAGGGCCGCGCGCCGACCCAGGCCGGGCACGCCCGGGTCGGCGTGACCGTACGCCAGAACCTGCCGGTGATCCTGCACCCCAAGGGGCTGGCGCCCAACCGCACGCCGTGGGAAGGCTTGCGCTGGTCGCTGAACCACCAGCAATTGCAGGTGCACAACCCCAGCGCCTATGTGGTTCGCCTGGCACAGGAGCTTCAACTGCAACCGGGCAGCGGCCGGGCCATGCTGCCACGCACCTACGTACTGCCCGGCGAAACCCTGAACATGGCGGCCACGGCGGCGGGTGCGCAGTCGGTACGCCTGCAACCGGCGACGATCTACGGATTCACCGTGGCGCCCTACGATGCGCCGCTGGTTCAAGGCAACCATGAACAACCGTGA